The following are from one region of the Sandaracinus amylolyticus genome:
- a CDS encoding helix-turn-helix domain-containing protein, translating to MEGTTGAWLGRYLEPETIRSDGAFARFATRRLDDGAACVVITGAEAPLAALARAHREVRHPSIAPVSHAGELFVELACDARIDGIELVARCIAQRRTLEYAQLDALVIAVSDALRAAASCGVFAGRLSLASLLVSARGELALIGLGHRVAVDDERGTIAVAHAVFQAPEVAAGGAASASGDLIACWQMWKALLAHAELPDALARALRGEPREEDASIASSLREMERWASESADRRAECDEGERRWAALRAAIGIEPDADDLARVLGDVALGLDPGFQLDEWGEATEESVALGPAGAWIDTARGERVKLGPALRNVLALLLRRHAEDPGRTTSTWELLEVGWPGESIQPDAGANRVYATIRRLRNMGLRGVIERHDDGYRIVPGAQITWIQD from the coding sequence GTGGAGGGGACCACGGGGGCGTGGCTCGGGCGTTATCTCGAGCCCGAGACGATCCGCAGCGACGGCGCGTTCGCGCGCTTCGCGACGCGCCGGCTCGACGACGGCGCGGCGTGTGTGGTGATCACGGGCGCCGAGGCACCGCTCGCCGCGCTCGCGCGTGCGCATCGCGAGGTGCGCCATCCGTCGATCGCGCCGGTGTCGCACGCGGGCGAGCTCTTCGTGGAGCTCGCGTGCGACGCGCGCATCGACGGGATCGAGCTCGTCGCGCGATGCATCGCGCAGCGGCGGACCCTCGAGTACGCGCAGCTCGATGCGCTGGTGATCGCGGTGTCCGACGCGCTGCGTGCCGCCGCGTCGTGCGGGGTGTTCGCAGGAAGGCTCTCGCTCGCGAGCCTCTTGGTGTCGGCGCGCGGAGAGCTCGCGCTGATCGGGCTCGGCCATCGGGTCGCGGTCGACGACGAGCGCGGCACGATCGCGGTCGCGCACGCGGTGTTCCAGGCGCCCGAGGTCGCAGCGGGTGGTGCGGCGAGCGCGTCGGGTGATCTGATCGCGTGCTGGCAGATGTGGAAGGCGCTGCTCGCGCACGCCGAGCTGCCCGACGCGCTCGCCCGCGCGCTGCGTGGTGAGCCGCGCGAGGAGGACGCGTCGATCGCGTCGTCGCTGCGCGAGATGGAGCGCTGGGCGAGCGAGAGCGCGGATCGCCGCGCGGAGTGCGACGAAGGCGAGCGGCGGTGGGCCGCGCTGCGTGCTGCGATCGGCATCGAGCCCGACGCCGACGACCTCGCGCGTGTGCTCGGCGACGTCGCGCTCGGTCTCGATCCCGGATTCCAGCTCGACGAGTGGGGCGAGGCCACGGAGGAGAGCGTCGCGCTCGGCCCCGCGGGCGCGTGGATCGACACCGCTCGCGGCGAGCGGGTGAAGCTCGGCCCCGCGCTGCGCAACGTGCTCGCGCTCCTGTTGCGACGTCACGCCGAGGACCCGGGGCGCACCACGTCGACGTGGGAGCTGCTCGAGGTCGGCTGGCCCGGCGAGTCGATCCAGCCCGACGCCGGCGCGAACCGCGTGTACGCGACGATCCGCCGGCTGCGCAACATGGGCCTGCGCGGTGTGATCGAGCGGCACGACGACGGCTATCGCATCGTGCCGGGCGCGCAGATCACCTGGATCCAGGACTGA
- a CDS encoding TraB/GumN family protein, translated as MTTRLLLVLSWVLFVVACGGEQLRLGVGGDVTRQHRAPEPDPVADAAPRAWLWEVSGGGSLAPSYVLGTMHLGVTRRRALPPPLDEFLHRSRVVVMEIDPRELDGMFAGTTTSSAAPRRVSRRDWLDRALPPATWQLLVDELGARVPSDVLRRMPPGLLVLYLSQVRMAEVEAREEGRTPVRGAASTARLDQSIFEWAVAMGRPVIPLETPQQALDALERVSQGSALDGLREVLEQAEEARAGQARLREAYLSLDDAQTRALLDSEMDAETREILLLARNRAWMENLVPQIEEGRAFVAVGLGHLLGDDSVLTMLQARGFQVRRLGGQERPPERR; from the coding sequence ATGACGACACGCCTGCTCCTCGTGCTCTCGTGGGTGCTCTTCGTCGTCGCGTGCGGCGGCGAGCAGCTGCGTCTCGGCGTGGGCGGCGACGTCACGCGGCAGCATCGCGCGCCCGAGCCCGATCCAGTCGCCGACGCGGCGCCGCGCGCGTGGCTCTGGGAGGTCAGCGGCGGAGGCTCGCTCGCGCCCTCGTACGTGCTCGGCACGATGCACCTCGGCGTCACGCGACGCCGCGCGCTGCCGCCGCCGCTCGACGAGTTCCTCCACCGGTCGCGCGTCGTCGTGATGGAGATCGATCCGCGCGAGCTCGATGGGATGTTCGCAGGAACGACGACCTCGAGCGCCGCGCCGCGTCGGGTCTCGCGCCGCGACTGGCTCGATCGCGCGCTGCCCCCCGCGACGTGGCAGCTCCTCGTCGACGAGCTCGGCGCGCGCGTGCCCTCCGACGTGCTGCGACGCATGCCGCCCGGGCTCCTCGTGCTCTATCTCTCCCAGGTGCGCATGGCCGAGGTCGAGGCGCGCGAGGAAGGACGCACGCCGGTGCGCGGCGCGGCGTCGACGGCGCGTCTCGATCAGTCGATCTTCGAGTGGGCGGTCGCGATGGGACGCCCCGTGATCCCGCTCGAGACCCCGCAGCAGGCGCTCGATGCGCTCGAGCGCGTGAGCCAGGGGAGCGCGCTCGACGGATTGCGCGAGGTGCTCGAGCAGGCGGAGGAAGCGCGCGCGGGACAGGCGCGGCTGCGCGAGGCGTACCTCTCGCTCGACGACGCGCAGACGCGAGCGCTGCTCGACTCGGAGATGGACGCGGAGACGCGCGAGATCCTGCTGCTCGCGCGCAACCGCGCGTGGATGGAGAACCTCGTGCCGCAGATCGAGGAAGGCCGCGCGTTCGTCGCGGTGGGGCTCGGCCATCTGCTCGGCGACGACAGCGTGCTCACGATGCTCCAGGCGCGCGGGTTCCAGGTGCGGCGACTCGGCGGCCAGGAGCGCCCGCCCGAGCGCCGCTGA
- a CDS encoding alpha-E domain-containing protein: protein MSLSPSEPPLLSRVADAVHWMNRYVERAENVARFVDVNLHLTLDAPTDHGTSPWASLVATTGDHALFTEKYGAPTRENVMEFLTFDRSYPNSIASCLRAARENARSVREVISSEMWKQLNEMYLSVKEASRDPVAAFASPGELYDRIKHDCHAFVGVTYLTMTHNEAWHFGRLGRLLERADKTSRIVDVKAFLLLSQRSAPAGAIDEIQWAALLKSASALEMYRKRHGRIVPERVVEFLLFEYKFPRSVRYCVTKAERSLHAITGMSLDELALPAETLVAALRTELEHGDASAVLGEGGAELHAWIDGLQSKLNAVGQAIYEEFLAPRPVSTRAESQLPPASRAASQSQSVAMPMAQSQSQRQSQG from the coding sequence GTGAGCCTGTCGCCGTCCGAGCCCCCTCTGCTTTCGCGCGTCGCCGACGCAGTCCACTGGATGAATCGCTACGTCGAGCGCGCGGAGAACGTCGCGCGCTTCGTCGACGTGAACCTCCACCTGACGCTCGACGCGCCGACCGATCACGGCACGAGCCCCTGGGCCTCGCTCGTCGCGACCACCGGCGACCACGCGCTCTTCACCGAGAAGTACGGCGCGCCGACGCGCGAGAACGTGATGGAGTTCCTCACGTTCGATCGCAGCTATCCGAACTCGATCGCGTCGTGCCTGCGCGCCGCGCGCGAGAACGCGCGCTCGGTGCGCGAGGTGATCTCGAGCGAGATGTGGAAGCAGCTCAACGAGATGTACCTCTCGGTGAAGGAGGCCTCGCGCGATCCGGTCGCCGCGTTCGCGTCGCCGGGCGAGCTCTACGACCGCATCAAGCACGACTGCCACGCGTTCGTCGGCGTCACGTACCTCACGATGACGCACAACGAGGCGTGGCACTTCGGGCGCCTGGGACGGCTGCTCGAGCGCGCCGACAAGACGTCGCGCATCGTCGACGTGAAGGCATTCCTCCTGCTCTCGCAGCGCAGCGCGCCGGCGGGCGCGATCGACGAGATCCAGTGGGCCGCGCTGCTCAAGAGCGCGAGCGCGCTCGAGATGTACCGCAAGCGCCACGGGCGCATCGTCCCCGAGCGCGTCGTCGAGTTCCTGCTCTTCGAGTACAAGTTCCCGCGCTCGGTGCGCTACTGCGTGACCAAGGCCGAGCGCTCGCTGCACGCGATCACCGGCATGTCGCTCGACGAGCTCGCGCTGCCGGCCGAGACGCTCGTCGCCGCGCTTCGCACCGAGCTGGAGCACGGCGATGCGAGCGCGGTGCTGGGCGAGGGCGGGGCCGAGCTGCACGCGTGGATCGACGGGCTGCAGTCGAAGCTCAACGCGGTGGGTCAGGCGATCTACGAGGAGTTCCTCGCGCCGCGCCCGGTCAGCACGCGTGCAGAGTCGCAGCTCCCGCCCGCGTCGCGCGCGGCGTCGCAGTCGCAGTCGGTCGCGATGCCGATGGCGCAGTCGCAGTCGCAGCGACAGTCGCAGGGCTGA
- a CDS encoding aldo/keto reductase yields MQHAFVGRTGIKVSRLALGTMTFGGEADREASAAIYRRARDAGIDLFDTADIYQKGASEEILGALIRGERDRVVLASTAYFPSGARGPNDRGSSRLHLVRSVEGSLRRLGTDRIELFYLHRFDERTDLEESLRGLEQLVQSGKILHPAVSNFAAWQVSKALGIQRMRGWAPISAIQPMYSLVKRQAEVELLPMAEDEGLAVFPYSPLGGGLLSGKYGVHDRPSAGRLVDWEVYRVRYGNPSVYETADRFVALARDHGWHPAALAVAWVASHPAVTAPLLGARNVAQLDAVLGALDIEMTCELRESISLLSPAPPPATDRTEEGLVAIGGER; encoded by the coding sequence ATGCAGCACGCGTTCGTCGGGCGCACCGGCATCAAGGTCTCGCGCCTCGCGCTCGGGACGATGACGTTCGGCGGCGAGGCCGATCGCGAGGCATCCGCGGCGATCTATCGACGCGCGCGCGACGCGGGCATCGACCTCTTCGACACCGCCGACATCTACCAGAAGGGCGCGAGCGAGGAGATCCTCGGGGCGCTGATCCGCGGCGAGCGCGATCGCGTCGTGCTCGCGAGCACGGCGTACTTCCCGAGCGGCGCGCGCGGCCCGAACGATCGCGGCAGCTCGCGGCTGCATCTGGTGCGGAGCGTCGAGGGCTCGCTGCGTCGCCTCGGCACCGATCGCATCGAGCTCTTCTATCTGCATCGCTTCGACGAGCGCACCGATCTCGAGGAGTCGCTGCGCGGCCTCGAGCAGCTCGTGCAGAGCGGGAAGATCCTCCATCCCGCGGTGAGCAACTTCGCGGCGTGGCAGGTGAGCAAGGCGCTCGGCATCCAGCGCATGCGCGGATGGGCGCCGATCAGCGCGATCCAGCCGATGTACAGCCTCGTGAAGCGCCAGGCCGAGGTCGAGCTGCTGCCGATGGCCGAGGACGAAGGGCTCGCGGTGTTCCCGTACTCGCCGCTCGGCGGAGGGCTGCTCTCGGGCAAGTACGGCGTGCACGATCGACCCTCGGCGGGGCGCCTCGTCGACTGGGAGGTCTACCGCGTGCGCTACGGCAACCCGAGCGTGTACGAGACGGCCGATCGCTTCGTCGCGCTCGCGCGCGATCACGGCTGGCATCCCGCGGCGCTCGCGGTCGCGTGGGTCGCGTCGCATCCCGCGGTCACCGCGCCGCTGCTCGGCGCGCGCAACGTGGCGCAGCTCGATGCGGTGCTCGGCGCGCTCGACATCGAGATGACCTGCGAGCTGCGCGAGTCGATCTCGTTGCTCTCGCCGGCGCCGCCGCCCGCGACCGATCGCACCGAGGAAGGCCTCGTCGCGATCGGCGGGGAACGCTGA
- the dctP gene encoding TRAP transporter substrate-binding protein DctP, translated as MRIRALIALLLAFAFVLLPHAPSGAQDTQTRTITFATLAPPGSLIMRGLDAWNREIRRRTEGSLQLRFYAGGVQGDEPEVIRKIRSGRLDAGGVTSTGLAQIHRPALVFQLPGTFLRYEQVEAARAALAPEIEQGMVGQGFRMLGWADVGSAHLFSNREIHTPTDLSASRFWVRSDDVILPVLFDFVRSNPVSLSVPEVLGGLQTRRIDTFLAPPAVAVALQWSAHATHMGDTAVAILVGGSVISERTFQSLTPAQQQVLTETGAQFHGLARRNASRAEQESIQAMVGRGMQITRATPADVAAWRAIGRQVRDRVASRIADPALVARAAAFGEQ; from the coding sequence ATGCGTATCCGCGCCCTGATCGCTCTTCTCCTCGCCTTCGCGTTCGTGTTGCTGCCCCACGCGCCCTCGGGCGCGCAGGACACGCAGACACGCACCATCACCTTCGCGACGCTCGCGCCGCCCGGCTCGCTCATCATGCGCGGGCTCGACGCGTGGAATCGCGAGATCCGACGCCGCACCGAAGGATCGCTGCAGCTCCGCTTCTACGCGGGCGGCGTGCAGGGCGACGAGCCCGAGGTGATCCGCAAGATTCGATCGGGTCGCCTCGATGCGGGCGGCGTGACGTCGACGGGGCTCGCGCAGATCCATCGGCCCGCGCTGGTGTTCCAGCTGCCGGGCACGTTCCTGCGGTACGAGCAGGTCGAAGCCGCGCGCGCCGCGCTCGCGCCCGAGATCGAGCAGGGGATGGTCGGTCAGGGCTTCCGCATGCTCGGCTGGGCCGACGTCGGGTCGGCGCACCTCTTCTCGAACCGCGAGATCCACACGCCGACGGATCTGTCGGCGAGCCGGTTCTGGGTGCGCTCGGACGACGTGATCCTGCCGGTGCTCTTCGACTTCGTGCGCAGCAATCCGGTGTCGCTCTCGGTGCCGGAGGTGCTCGGTGGGCTGCAGACGCGGCGCATCGACACGTTCCTCGCGCCGCCGGCGGTGGCGGTCGCGCTGCAGTGGAGCGCGCACGCGACGCACATGGGCGACACCGCGGTGGCGATCCTCGTGGGTGGCAGCGTGATCTCGGAGCGCACGTTCCAGTCGCTCACGCCCGCGCAGCAGCAGGTGCTGACGGAGACGGGCGCGCAGTTCCACGGTCTCGCGCGGCGCAACGCGTCGCGCGCGGAGCAGGAGTCGATCCAGGCGATGGTCGGGCGCGGGATGCAGATCACGCGCGCGACGCCGGCCGATGTCGCGGCGTGGCGTGCGATCGGTCGGCAGGTGCGCGATCGCGTCGCGTCGCGCATCGCGGATCCGGCGCTGGTCGCGCGCGCGGCGGCGTTCGGCGAGCAGTGA
- a CDS encoding putative metal-binding motif-containing protein has protein sequence MRRTVLLVLALCVFVPSCSLTGLDRFDWPDCDECELLNERDRIDAEDCERWQCDLQTDECRFGPLDQDGDQHGPLRCGGDDCDDTVASAYVGASEICNGVDDDCNGWVDDASIDAAQPVAVLDAASTPRWVSSATVEGGLIAAYQTSGGAGVEVIDDVSPITAGSPLVLATTEPPYETSNAEVVDGCANEVQSAQPLPRCGEGDTCGAGEDCVTSRAGDELCDEPLASAPVAGKCHHDAECDDGVFCNGHESCDPASPASDSFGCRAPERSTPCTTGETCVETGRLCTRVSPDASACAIADATIASTGAGEWITAAITDSGCATGALRLGYFVESPVAPESRYPVRRVVQRGDAAATRSTSWLGIDVTAAERCPGPATGRADGAPLGASGPAIAALPADREAGRLRAQGVVAYLAGPLCRGLGTCSSDPSRRPAGADGPLDVELVGVWLEEGSAGGAQVGWVNASGSGEPVRLGVSSGAGATRASVSAWTSGARAGYVVAYPVASGGVAMHVVPAMSDPAPTCPSPEDQTCTDDGDCADGARCRMGRCQLRPCVSEFDPRATQLDDRARATSALVVPAAITGFASATISGDVAVAIGRTGEDGTIELALAWEETNGVAVALATLDPASGAITEGAVRRFASASPDQIAIAHVSSGLVRENAEIEGVEVDAGSLGGFVATWRSGATGEADTRAVRIADLDGSVIAPGAIVVASESAQPRAFVDAGRRVSVLAHQEASFVVVPAVCGQRAR, from the coding sequence ATGCGCCGAACCGTCCTGCTCGTCCTCGCGCTCTGCGTCTTCGTTCCAAGCTGCTCGCTGACCGGGCTCGACCGCTTCGACTGGCCCGACTGCGACGAGTGCGAGCTGCTGAACGAGCGCGATCGCATCGACGCGGAGGACTGCGAGCGCTGGCAGTGCGATCTGCAGACCGACGAGTGCCGCTTCGGGCCGCTCGATCAGGACGGCGACCAGCACGGACCGCTTCGCTGCGGCGGCGACGACTGCGACGACACCGTCGCGAGCGCGTACGTGGGCGCGAGCGAGATCTGCAACGGCGTCGACGACGACTGCAACGGCTGGGTCGACGACGCGAGCATCGATGCGGCGCAGCCGGTCGCGGTGCTCGATGCGGCATCGACGCCGCGATGGGTCTCGAGCGCGACGGTCGAGGGTGGGCTGATCGCGGCGTACCAGACGTCGGGCGGCGCGGGCGTCGAGGTGATCGACGATGTGTCGCCGATCACCGCGGGGTCGCCGCTCGTGCTCGCGACGACCGAGCCGCCGTACGAGACGTCGAACGCCGAAGTGGTCGACGGGTGCGCGAACGAGGTGCAGAGCGCGCAGCCGCTGCCGCGCTGCGGCGAGGGCGACACGTGTGGTGCGGGAGAGGACTGCGTCACGTCGCGCGCGGGAGACGAGCTCTGCGACGAGCCGCTCGCGAGCGCGCCGGTCGCGGGCAAGTGCCATCACGACGCGGAGTGCGACGACGGAGTGTTCTGCAACGGACACGAGAGCTGCGATCCGGCGAGCCCTGCGTCGGACTCGTTCGGGTGTCGTGCACCCGAGCGCTCGACGCCGTGCACCACCGGCGAGACCTGCGTCGAGACGGGTCGCCTGTGCACGCGCGTGTCGCCCGACGCGAGCGCGTGTGCGATCGCGGATGCGACGATCGCGAGCACGGGCGCCGGCGAGTGGATCACCGCAGCGATCACCGACAGCGGCTGCGCGACCGGCGCGCTGCGGCTCGGGTACTTCGTGGAGTCGCCCGTCGCGCCGGAGTCGCGGTATCCGGTGCGTCGCGTCGTGCAGCGCGGCGACGCGGCGGCGACCCGCTCGACGAGCTGGCTCGGGATCGACGTGACCGCGGCGGAGCGCTGTCCGGGGCCTGCGACCGGGCGTGCCGACGGGGCGCCGCTCGGCGCGAGCGGGCCTGCGATCGCGGCGCTTCCCGCGGATCGCGAGGCGGGACGGCTGCGCGCGCAGGGCGTGGTCGCGTACCTCGCGGGGCCGCTGTGTCGTGGGCTGGGCACGTGCAGCAGCGATCCCTCGCGGCGTCCTGCGGGCGCCGATGGGCCGCTCGACGTGGAGCTCGTCGGCGTGTGGCTCGAGGAAGGGAGCGCGGGCGGCGCGCAGGTCGGTTGGGTGAACGCGTCGGGGTCGGGCGAGCCGGTGCGGCTCGGGGTGTCGAGCGGCGCGGGCGCGACGCGCGCGTCGGTGAGCGCGTGGACGAGCGGGGCGCGCGCCGGGTACGTGGTGGCGTATCCGGTCGCGAGCGGTGGTGTCGCGATGCACGTCGTGCCGGCGATGAGCGACCCCGCGCCGACGTGCCCGTCACCCGAAGATCAGACGTGCACCGACGACGGAGACTGCGCGGACGGCGCGCGTTGTCGGATGGGGCGTTGTCAGCTGCGGCCGTGTGTCTCGGAGTTCGATCCGCGGGCGACGCAGCTCGACGATCGGGCGCGCGCGACTTCGGCGTTGGTGGTGCCCGCGGCGATCACCGGGTTCGCGAGCGCGACGATCTCGGGCGACGTGGCGGTCGCGATCGGGCGCACCGGCGAGGACGGGACGATCGAGCTCGCGCTCGCATGGGAGGAGACGAACGGCGTCGCGGTGGCGCTGGCGACGCTCGATCCCGCGAGCGGAGCGATCACCGAGGGCGCGGTGCGGCGCTTCGCGTCGGCGTCGCCCGATCAGATCGCGATCGCGCACGTGAGCTCGGGGCTGGTGCGGGAGAACGCGGAGATCGAGGGCGTGGAGGTCGACGCGGGCTCGCTCGGCGGGTTCGTCGCGACGTGGCGCTCGGGCGCGACGGGCGAGGCGGACACGCGCGCGGTGCGCATCGCGGATCTGGATGGAAGCGTGATCGCGCCGGGCGCGATCGTGGTGGCGAGCGAGAGCGCGCAGCCGCGGGCGTTCGTAGATGCGGGGCGGCGGGTCTCGGTGCTCGCGCACCAGGAGGCGAGCTTCGTGGTGGTGCCGGCGGTCTGCGGTCAGCGGGCGCGCTGA
- a CDS encoding tetratricopeptide repeat protein: MRLLSRLALVLAFVPVLAMPSRGHAQDAVAPSEAAPEEPPPSPELAEAMERYEGAERLFEQGDYRGALAEFQRIYELLEGHPNQFFVLYNLGRAYEELHRYDLAIDMYRRYLDEGGEGAEDRAEVEASLRALERLLGTVAITIAEGGPDTAEVWLGEWQVGVAPGEVHIPGGQHTIEVRAQGYEVLRREIQVASRQRIELELELARLSDFRGVTPALFVTSTALAVASLGVAIGLGVNAMMLNQDAEECRDTAGCGLDPGARRAEIRDFALAADVMYGVAGLFAVSSVVLIFVTDWGSMPEPELMEAQPTALRVLPAIGPQHVGLVLDARF; encoded by the coding sequence GTGCGACTCCTGTCTCGGCTCGCTCTCGTCCTCGCGTTCGTCCCCGTGCTCGCGATGCCATCGCGCGGGCATGCGCAGGACGCAGTCGCTCCGAGCGAGGCCGCGCCCGAGGAGCCGCCGCCCTCGCCCGAGCTCGCGGAGGCGATGGAGCGCTACGAGGGCGCGGAGCGCCTCTTCGAGCAAGGTGACTACCGCGGTGCGCTCGCCGAGTTCCAGCGCATCTACGAGCTGCTCGAGGGGCACCCGAACCAGTTCTTCGTCCTCTACAACCTCGGTCGCGCGTACGAAGAGCTGCATCGCTACGACCTCGCGATCGACATGTACCGCCGCTACCTCGACGAGGGCGGTGAGGGCGCCGAGGATCGCGCCGAGGTCGAGGCGAGCCTGCGCGCGCTCGAGCGCTTGCTGGGCACCGTCGCGATCACGATCGCGGAGGGCGGCCCCGACACCGCCGAGGTGTGGCTCGGCGAGTGGCAGGTCGGCGTCGCGCCCGGCGAGGTCCACATCCCCGGCGGCCAGCACACGATCGAAGTGCGCGCGCAGGGGTACGAAGTGCTGCGCCGCGAGATCCAGGTCGCGTCGCGGCAGCGCATCGAGCTCGAGCTCGAGCTCGCGCGGCTCTCCGACTTCCGCGGCGTCACGCCCGCGCTCTTCGTCACCAGCACCGCGCTCGCGGTCGCGTCGCTGGGCGTCGCGATCGGCCTCGGCGTCAACGCGATGATGCTCAACCAAGACGCCGAGGAGTGCCGCGACACCGCGGGATGCGGCCTCGATCCCGGGGCGCGCCGCGCGGAGATCCGCGACTTCGCGCTCGCCGCCGACGTGATGTACGGCGTCGCAGGCCTCTTCGCGGTCAGCTCGGTCGTGCTGATCTTCGTGACCGACTGGGGCTCGATGCCCGAGCCGGAGCTCATGGAGGCGCAGCCGACCGCGCTGCGCGTGCTTCCCGCGATCGGGCCGCAGCACGTCGGTCTCGTGCTCGACGCGCGCTTCTGA
- a CDS encoding tetratricopeptide repeat protein codes for MRIARVGAVLAACLALQACECGGTTRTTVTTGAAPSPDPTPAPTPTPREETPPRPTIDEAQRAEVIRRVRAGRRAVRAERWDEALDEFEHALAISPRAPRLLCEAGFVAFRAGKLAIAARRIELGISFFPGIEAAPEALHAPIAMCLYNRGLVAEASGAVELARDSYARSLRMRRNATVERRLASLEVREARPREGATIDDVPLDVARSVVLATDEATLVRALERSLSGIDEFEPDEWNRAGVEVIQRAPLAWDAASASEVVLLTADDNGNPLGAVRLVLAFRVRDGYLVLPTDFGEYDNTDHGISSADSGTITSVHASATMLRIELDVCWDSSSQEVTTVDEHPDWACYRDDSYAAGCTSRTILCVPTDGDVRCAQITRAHRATEPASWSVWCTDENGEPQDQRAETSPLDTSHDFALDVAVDGDRVAITRASGTAPDDVAELIGARTVAELAERAPLGAYLRTDAELDAELARYRAEMSE; via the coding sequence ATGAGGATCGCGAGGGTGGGCGCGGTGCTGGCGGCGTGTCTGGCGCTGCAGGCGTGCGAGTGCGGGGGCACGACGCGCACGACGGTGACGACCGGCGCGGCGCCGAGCCCGGATCCGACTCCGGCGCCGACGCCGACACCGCGCGAGGAGACACCCCCGCGGCCCACGATCGACGAGGCGCAGCGTGCGGAGGTGATCCGTCGGGTGCGCGCCGGGCGGCGTGCCGTGCGCGCCGAACGATGGGACGAGGCGCTCGACGAGTTCGAGCACGCGCTCGCGATCTCGCCGCGCGCGCCGAGGCTGCTGTGCGAGGCAGGATTCGTCGCGTTTCGCGCGGGAAAGCTCGCGATCGCGGCGCGCCGCATCGAGCTCGGGATCTCGTTCTTCCCGGGGATCGAGGCCGCGCCCGAGGCGCTGCACGCGCCGATCGCGATGTGCCTCTACAACCGCGGGCTCGTCGCGGAGGCGAGCGGCGCGGTGGAGCTCGCGCGCGACTCCTACGCGCGCTCCCTGCGAATGCGTCGGAACGCGACGGTGGAGCGACGGCTCGCGAGCCTCGAGGTGCGCGAGGCGCGGCCGCGCGAAGGGGCGACGATCGATGATGTGCCGCTCGACGTCGCGCGCTCCGTCGTCCTCGCGACCGACGAGGCGACGCTGGTGCGTGCGCTCGAGCGATCGCTCTCGGGGATCGACGAGTTCGAGCCCGACGAGTGGAATCGTGCGGGCGTCGAGGTGATCCAGCGCGCGCCGCTCGCGTGGGATGCAGCGAGCGCGAGCGAGGTCGTGCTGCTCACGGCCGACGACAACGGCAATCCGCTCGGGGCCGTGCGCCTGGTGCTCGCGTTCCGCGTACGCGACGGATACCTCGTGCTCCCGACGGATTTCGGCGAGTACGACAACACCGACCACGGCATCTCGAGCGCCGACTCGGGGACGATCACGAGCGTGCACGCGAGCGCGACGATGCTCCGCATCGAGCTCGACGTGTGCTGGGACTCGTCGTCGCAGGAGGTGACCACGGTCGACGAGCATCCCGATTGGGCGTGCTATCGGGACGACTCGTACGCTGCGGGGTGTACCAGCAGGACGATCCTCTGCGTGCCGACCGATGGCGACGTTCGGTGCGCGCAGATCACGCGTGCCCACCGCGCGACCGAGCCGGCGAGCTGGAGCGTGTGGTGCACCGACGAGAACGGTGAGCCGCAGGACCAGCGCGCGGAGACGTCACCGCTCGACACCTCGCACGACTTCGCGCTGGACGTCGCGGTCGACGGCGACCGAGTCGCGATCACGCGCGCGAGCGGGACCGCGCCCGACGACGTCGCGGAGCTGATCGGAGCACGCACCGTCGCGGAGCTCGCGGAACGCGCGCCGCTCGGCGCGTACCTGCGCACCGACGCGGAGCTCGATGCCGAGCTCGCGCGGTATCGCGCAGAGATGAGCGAGTAG